In one window of Pseudomonadota bacterium DNA:
- the pssA gene encoding CDP-diacylglycerol--serine O-phosphatidyltransferase codes for MSTDSPTPGNKPSPKERLQELPISRVLPNIMTLVALCTGLSAIRFALLDRYEMAVIAILIAAILDAMDGRLARLLGTSSRFGAELDSLSDMINFGVAPSVLLYISSLQQWNGFGWALVLFYVICAGLRLARFNTALDIPQPDWTQGFFTGVPIPAGAFLALMGLMLQNATEVFLVQWPIVHGCLLIFAGLLLVSRLPTYSLKGSRIPQHLLLPLMLLVGLTITALINAFWYTLFVIGLGYVCTFPFSYRAYQRLKDRTHRSSGDTIGNSNCR; via the coding sequence ATGTCTACAGATTCCCCAACCCCAGGCAATAAACCCTCTCCTAAAGAACGTCTGCAAGAGCTCCCCATCTCTCGGGTGCTTCCCAATATCATGACTCTAGTTGCTTTGTGTACGGGCTTGAGCGCCATTCGCTTTGCTTTGCTTGATCGGTATGAAATGGCTGTGATTGCAATTTTGATCGCTGCAATTTTGGATGCTATGGATGGACGCTTAGCCCGCCTGCTTGGTACTTCTAGCCGGTTTGGTGCTGAACTTGATTCTCTTTCGGATATGATTAACTTTGGCGTTGCCCCTTCAGTTTTGCTCTATATTAGTTCATTGCAGCAATGGAATGGTTTTGGTTGGGCATTGGTTTTGTTTTACGTGATTTGTGCAGGGCTAAGGCTAGCCCGTTTTAACACAGCCTTGGACATCCCTCAGCCCGATTGGACACAAGGATTTTTCACAGGTGTTCCCATTCCAGCCGGCGCTTTTTTAGCCCTCATGGGTTTGATGCTGCAAAACGCTACGGAAGTCTTTTTAGTGCAGTGGCCAATTGTACACGGATGCTTGCTGATCTTTGCAGGTCTCTTATTGGTGAGTCGCCTGCCTACCTACTCACTCAAGGGTTCTCGTATCCCGCAGCATTTGTTATTGCCATTAATGCTATTGGTAGGCCTTACAATTACTGCACTGATCAATGCGTTTTGGTATACCTTGTTTGTGATTGGCTTGGGTTACGTGTGCACATTTCCCTTTAGTTATCGGGCTTATCAAAGGCTTAAAGATAGAACTCATCGCTCTAGTGGCGATACGATCGGTAATTCTAATTGTCGCTGA